A region from the Rhodohalobacter sp. 614A genome encodes:
- a CDS encoding sugar-transfer associated ATP-grasp domain-containing protein, producing the protein MIQPDAVYKHRWRQRILRTRRRYVFERWKASQEKRPSLSQLWRWMKNDFVFIFKWIKNIILQIRKYGKVIRENYKTSYPRQFWQLMYLRFVIREHPIQYRKRQLFKPKNWQFADQYEYGQVITQLDLAKASYPEEIDIIEDKFEFYSFCSQMKIKTPTVFSVFNNGKAVYPPREEFKLPRKDVFIKEQKGGKGAGVRKLTYSEGIYSDKNQTKLSAEDVHEYLLQSSQSNSDLIVQEVLKNHSAWQVFTPGSLATCRIVTARHPEENSIIPIFATFRMPVGNADNDNYSTGGLASSVNLENGILGRAVTVEPVNGQFEWTVHPDTKQQIEGTKLAFWNDILAFALDVHGYFKTLVVGWDVSMTTDGCYMIEGNITWSAGLFENTNQIPLSRTIYPELYEKWMEKYTQTA; encoded by the coding sequence ATGATTCAACCGGATGCTGTTTATAAACATCGCTGGCGCCAACGGATACTTCGAACAAGAAGGCGTTATGTTTTTGAACGATGGAAAGCTTCACAAGAAAAGAGGCCATCTTTGAGTCAGTTATGGAGATGGATGAAAAATGATTTTGTCTTTATTTTCAAATGGATCAAAAACATAATATTACAAATTCGAAAGTACGGAAAAGTTATTCGCGAGAATTATAAGACGTCTTATCCGAGGCAGTTTTGGCAACTGATGTACCTTCGATTTGTGATTCGCGAACATCCCATCCAATACAGGAAACGACAACTATTTAAACCAAAAAACTGGCAGTTTGCGGATCAGTATGAATACGGACAAGTCATCACTCAACTTGATTTAGCCAAAGCATCGTATCCTGAAGAAATAGACATTATTGAAGACAAGTTTGAATTCTACTCCTTTTGCTCCCAAATGAAGATTAAGACACCGACGGTGTTTTCAGTTTTCAATAATGGAAAGGCTGTTTATCCTCCCCGGGAGGAATTTAAATTGCCGCGGAAAGATGTTTTTATAAAAGAACAGAAAGGGGGAAAAGGAGCGGGAGTTCGGAAGCTAACTTATTCAGAAGGAATTTATTCGGATAAGAATCAAACAAAGCTCTCTGCAGAAGATGTGCATGAGTATTTGCTTCAATCATCACAATCCAACAGTGATTTGATTGTTCAGGAAGTGTTGAAAAACCATTCTGCATGGCAGGTATTTACACCCGGAAGTTTGGCCACATGCAGGATTGTCACGGCCAGGCATCCGGAAGAAAATTCCATTATTCCTATTTTCGCTACTTTCAGAATGCCTGTAGGAAATGCAGATAACGATAACTATTCAACCGGGGGACTTGCATCTTCAGTGAACTTAGAAAATGGAATTTTAGGAAGAGCTGTAACCGTAGAACCTGTAAATGGTCAATTTGAATGGACGGTTCATCCCGATACAAAACAGCAAATTGAAGGTACTAAGCTTGCTTTCTGGAATGATATTCTGGCATTTGCTTTAGATGTACATGGCTATTTTAAAACCCTGGTTGTAGGATGGGATGTAAGTATGACCACCGATGGGTGCTATATGATTGAAGGAAATATTACCTGGTCTGCAGGCCTCTTCGAAAATACAAACCAGATTCCCCTTAGCCGGACAATTTACCCGGAACTGTATGAAAAATGGATGGAAAAATACACCCAAACGGCATGA
- a CDS encoding sugar-transfer associated ATP-grasp domain-containing protein, translating to MSNDKYWEKYLERVKKTRRHYFFQKMHLLDGLSIQSLSKVLGWIKADLAYVTKWGLNILLQIRAYGNLIQREYGTSYAQQWLRLMYLTFVVPSIPKHYRTRLLFKQRNWEMADDFVLFHGRVQYDFVNRTSADEIEILRNKFKFCQYCDELNIPCADVVAVYKQGEQIYQNFDEYPVPATDLFAKDLYGVAGDGAKKFTYKDGFYSDSSGKQYSSDQVIQLIKTGSEKNSGVLVQKALENHSSWKKFTSGGLITCRIVTAINPGDEHSIIPMFSAVRMPLGNSDTDNYSKGGLIIPIDQQTGIMGSGVTLKPYDDKFELSKHPNTMQQIEGESLPHWKEILEFTLDLHSNFQTIFIGWDISFTTEGCCVVEGNIGWASCSYEIPFQDSLKNTIYPELFEKWMDKIGAV from the coding sequence ATGAGTAACGACAAATATTGGGAAAAATATCTCGAGCGCGTTAAAAAAACACGAAGGCATTATTTCTTTCAGAAAATGCATCTCTTGGATGGATTAAGTATTCAGTCTTTATCCAAGGTACTTGGATGGATAAAAGCGGATCTTGCTTACGTTACCAAATGGGGACTCAACATTCTTCTCCAAATAAGGGCATACGGCAATTTGATCCAACGTGAATATGGCACTTCTTATGCACAGCAATGGTTACGCCTGATGTACCTTACCTTTGTAGTCCCAAGTATCCCCAAACATTACCGAACCCGGCTGCTATTCAAACAGAGAAATTGGGAGATGGCGGACGATTTTGTTCTCTTTCACGGGAGAGTACAGTATGATTTTGTGAATCGAACAAGTGCTGATGAGATAGAAATATTGAGAAATAAATTTAAATTCTGCCAATACTGTGATGAATTGAATATTCCATGTGCTGATGTGGTAGCTGTGTACAAACAGGGCGAACAGATTTATCAAAACTTTGATGAATATCCGGTTCCCGCAACAGATTTATTTGCAAAAGATCTTTATGGAGTTGCCGGCGACGGAGCCAAAAAATTCACATATAAAGATGGATTCTATTCAGACTCTTCGGGAAAACAGTATTCTTCAGATCAGGTTATTCAGCTTATAAAGACAGGGTCGGAAAAAAACAGTGGAGTTCTTGTTCAAAAAGCACTTGAAAATCATTCTTCATGGAAAAAATTTACCAGCGGTGGACTTATAACCTGCCGAATTGTAACCGCGATAAATCCCGGGGATGAACATTCTATTATTCCCATGTTTTCAGCAGTGCGAATGCCTTTAGGAAATTCTGATACAGACAACTATTCCAAGGGAGGGCTTATCATTCCCATAGACCAACAAACAGGGATAATGGGTTCAGGCGTTACTCTGAAACCATACGATGACAAATTTGAACTGTCAAAGCATCCAAATACAATGCAACAGATTGAGGGAGAATCACTGCCGCATTGGAAGGAAATATTAGAATTTACACTTGATCTCCACTCTAATTTTCAAACTATTTTTATTGGCTGGGATATTTCTTTTACTACCGAAGGATGCTGTGTTGTTGAGGGGAATATCGGCTGGGCCTCATGCAGTTATGAAATTCCATTTCAGGATTCTTTGAAAAATACTATCTATCCTGAATTATTTGAGAAATGGATGGATAAAATCGGGGCTGTATGA
- the proS gene encoding proline--tRNA ligase — MAKRITNRNEDYSQWYLDVVKEAKLAEHSPVRGCMVIRPNGFSLWENMKAALDKMFKDTGHENAYFPLFIPKSFLSKEAQHVEGFAKECAVITHSRLKSVEGGVEVDPESKLDEELIVRPTSETIIWDSYRNWIQSYRDLPILINQWANVVRWEMRTRLFLRTMEFLWQEGHTAHATEDEAVEETLRMLDVYKTFAEEYMAMPVKTGVKTASERFAGAVNTYCIEALMQDGKALQAGTSHFLGQNFARAFDVKFQDTDGEHKYVWATSWGVSTRLIGGLIMTHSDDNGLVLPPKLAPIQVVVVPIYRNDEQRTEVLEYAKPIIDELEDKGVSVKLDDRENQQPGYKFAEHEAAGIPLRIAVGPRDVKNGKLELARRDTLDKNIIDKDGAVDHIVDLLDTIQSDLFNAAKERTANQTTEVETYDEFLEKIEEGGFIYAHWDGTEETEARIKEETKATIRLIPIEGKSEPGKCMITGKDSTQKVLFARSY; from the coding sequence ATGGCGAAACGTATCACGAACAGAAATGAGGATTATTCACAATGGTATTTAGATGTAGTTAAGGAAGCCAAACTTGCCGAACACTCTCCCGTTCGGGGCTGCATGGTGATACGACCCAATGGGTTCTCTTTGTGGGAAAACATGAAGGCCGCACTTGACAAAATGTTTAAAGATACCGGCCACGAAAATGCCTATTTCCCTCTTTTTATCCCCAAATCATTTTTATCAAAGGAAGCCCAGCATGTAGAGGGTTTTGCGAAAGAATGCGCGGTCATTACTCACAGCCGCCTGAAAAGTGTGGAAGGCGGGGTTGAAGTAGATCCTGAATCAAAGCTGGATGAAGAACTGATTGTCCGGCCAACGTCCGAAACCATCATTTGGGATTCATATCGAAACTGGATTCAGTCTTATCGCGATTTACCCATTCTTATCAACCAGTGGGCAAACGTGGTTCGCTGGGAAATGCGCACGCGTCTCTTTCTTCGCACGATGGAATTTCTGTGGCAGGAAGGTCACACCGCCCATGCTACCGAGGACGAGGCCGTAGAAGAAACCCTGAGAATGCTGGATGTGTACAAAACATTTGCTGAAGAATATATGGCAATGCCTGTAAAAACCGGCGTCAAAACTGCATCAGAGCGTTTTGCGGGAGCTGTAAATACCTACTGCATTGAGGCATTGATGCAGGATGGCAAAGCCCTTCAGGCGGGAACATCCCACTTTTTGGGACAGAATTTTGCGCGGGCATTCGATGTAAAATTCCAGGATACAGACGGAGAACACAAATATGTCTGGGCCACCAGCTGGGGTGTATCCACACGCTTGATTGGCGGTTTGATCATGACGCACTCGGACGATAACGGCCTGGTTCTTCCCCCAAAACTCGCTCCAATCCAGGTTGTTGTAGTTCCTATTTACAGGAATGATGAGCAACGAACGGAAGTCTTGGAATATGCGAAACCGATTATAGACGAACTGGAGGACAAAGGCGTATCCGTAAAACTGGATGATCGGGAAAATCAACAACCCGGATATAAATTTGCAGAACATGAAGCAGCCGGAATTCCGTTGCGGATAGCTGTTGGTCCCCGTGACGTAAAAAACGGTAAACTGGAACTTGCCCGTCGCGATACTCTCGACAAAAATATCATCGACAAAGATGGAGCTGTCGACCATATTGTTGACCTGCTGGATACCATTCAGTCCGATCTCTTCAATGCGGCAAAAGAGCGAACAGCGAATCAAACCACAGAAGTAGAAACATATGATGAATTCCTGGAAAAAATTGAGGAAGGCGGATTCATTTACGCTCACTGGGACGGTACAGAAGAAACCGAAGCCAGGATCAAGGAAGAAACAAAAGCCACGATTCGATTAATCCCGATTGAAGGAAAATCAGAGCCTGGAAAATGTATGATTACCGGCAAGGATTCCACACAAAAAGTGCTGTTTGCACGTTCTTACTAA
- a CDS encoding NAD(P)H-hydrate epimerase: MTNSFSIPVECQLSTAEQSREMDSKTINEFGIDGFTLMEIAASSAASHIKNLQGNEKSGLFVCGKGNNAGDALAVARYLINDSQHKVAIWFVLGDDDLSRDAEKNLTLLKKLKKKGARVEYITELESLDEGMFDYIVDGIFGTGLNSDLRGNLPQIIKKINAFSLPVYSMDVPSGLHADSGEILKECVKADYTFTFGSNKIGLHWKKSREYTGKVVFCNLPFPSTYRNWDAVLINQTLMESIPEVKRKARHKYDGGVVHIMAGSAGLTGAAIMSAKSAWKQGAGAVFLYAPKALLSTYESALPNIIKVGVGKESDTHFKEEHAEAIVQSVKNKKGVLLAGPGIGTTSETGKCLLSVLEQHQGFTILDADALSFWDILNESKISKQQKQNWLLTPHIGEASNYLDGEFSNDYERFEWAKRFVSQSQSSLLMKGNPTILSFINGNNFVTGYDTSMFSRAGFGDVLSGALASFTAITENSELASVSALYNGYKKFHKHQDTEPFGPEHLL, translated from the coding sequence ATGACAAATTCATTTTCCATACCGGTTGAATGTCAACTGTCCACGGCCGAGCAGTCTCGCGAGATGGATTCAAAAACAATCAATGAGTTTGGAATTGACGGTTTTACCCTGATGGAAATAGCTGCATCTTCGGCAGCTTCACATATTAAAAATCTCCAGGGAAATGAGAAATCGGGATTGTTCGTGTGCGGCAAAGGAAATAACGCCGGTGATGCCCTCGCCGTGGCCCGATATCTCATCAATGACTCACAACATAAGGTGGCGATCTGGTTTGTTTTGGGTGATGACGATCTCTCTCGTGATGCAGAAAAAAACCTCACCCTGCTGAAGAAACTTAAAAAAAAGGGAGCCCGGGTTGAGTATATCACCGAATTGGAATCTCTTGATGAAGGAATGTTTGATTACATAGTCGATGGTATATTCGGCACAGGTTTAAATAGTGACTTGAGGGGAAATCTTCCTCAAATCATAAAAAAAATAAATGCTTTTTCGCTGCCGGTTTACTCGATGGATGTGCCCTCCGGTCTCCATGCCGATTCAGGTGAAATTCTGAAAGAATGTGTAAAAGCAGATTATACATTTACATTTGGCTCGAATAAAATCGGACTTCACTGGAAGAAATCAAGAGAGTATACCGGTAAAGTTGTTTTCTGCAATCTTCCATTTCCATCCACTTATCGAAATTGGGATGCTGTTCTTATCAATCAAACTTTGATGGAATCAATTCCTGAAGTAAAAAGAAAGGCGAGACATAAATACGATGGAGGCGTGGTGCATATCATGGCCGGATCGGCCGGGCTGACCGGCGCCGCTATCATGTCGGCCAAAAGTGCCTGGAAACAGGGAGCAGGCGCGGTGTTTTTGTATGCTCCCAAAGCATTGCTTTCAACATACGAATCTGCATTACCGAATATCATCAAAGTGGGAGTGGGTAAAGAATCCGATACCCATTTCAAAGAAGAACATGCAGAAGCAATCGTCCAATCTGTCAAAAATAAAAAAGGTGTTTTACTCGCGGGACCTGGAATCGGCACAACTTCTGAAACCGGGAAATGCCTTCTCTCAGTTTTAGAACAACATCAGGGTTTTACAATCCTCGATGCCGATGCTCTCTCCTTCTGGGACATACTAAACGAGTCAAAAATTTCTAAGCAGCAAAAACAAAATTGGCTTTTAACGCCACACATTGGTGAAGCGTCCAATTACCTGGATGGTGAATTTAGCAATGATTACGAGCGCTTCGAGTGGGCAAAAAGATTTGTTAGCCAGTCCCAAAGTTCATTATTAATGAAAGGTAATCCCACAATTCTTTCATTTATAAATGGCAATAATTTTGTAACCGGGTACGATACCTCCATGTTTTCGCGAGCTGGATTTGGGGATGTATTATCAGGCGCCCTCGCCTCATTTACTGCCATCACAGAAAATTCGGAACTTGCTTCGGTTTCTGCACTTTACAATGGGTATAAAAAATTCCATAAACACCAGGATACAGAACCGTTCGGTCCGGAACATTTGCTATGA
- a CDS encoding VanZ family protein, whose amino-acid sequence MIDRVILFCLRNRQLLKILLVLTTFIILFLTMLPPDKLGESSVYEYDKLGHFLIFFGWTLLYGLFMFEKKRTETKFILIFIIGCIFGIVIEILQGVLPIGRTMDIMDALTDIIASFIAMILLFLIKRRYLSREMEEHLKKI is encoded by the coding sequence ATGATTGACAGAGTGATTCTATTCTGCCTTAGAAACAGGCAGCTTCTCAAGATCCTTCTTGTATTAACAACCTTTATAATTCTCTTTTTGACGATGCTTCCACCCGACAAACTTGGGGAAAGCAGTGTTTATGAATATGACAAACTTGGACACTTTCTGATTTTTTTTGGATGGACGCTGTTATACGGGCTTTTTATGTTCGAGAAAAAAAGGACAGAAACGAAGTTTATTCTCATTTTTATAATCGGGTGTATCTTCGGAATTGTTATTGAAATCCTTCAGGGAGTGTTGCCAATTGGCAGAACCATGGATATAATGGATGCCCTTACAGACATAATTGCCAGCTTTATAGCCATGATTCTGCTTTTTTTGATAAAAAGAAGGTATTTAAGCAGAGAAATGGAGGAACATCTCAAAAAAATTTAA